The stretch of DNA GTATAGGTGAAGGTGCCGGTCGCGCTCATGCCCTGCCAGGGGGTGAGCGTGGTGCTCGCCTCGACGCCGCGGCTGCGCGCCTTGCCGCCGTTGCCGGTGAACGAGAAACCGCTGTCGTCGGTCTGCGAAAGCTGGATCTTGCTCCACTCGATATCGAACACCGACAGATCGACCGACAGCAGATGATCGACGATCTGGCCCTTCAGACCAAGGTCGTAGTTGGTCGTGCGGTCGGGGCCGAAGGTGCGGTTGGCAGAGGTCACCGGCACCAGGTTCGGACCACCCGGACGATAGCCGCTGGCAACGCGGGCATAGACCATCAGGTTGTCGTTGATGTGATAGCTGGGGCTGACCAGGAAGGTGAAGGCATGATCCTTCGACTTCGCCGCCGAGGTATCGACAGTATCGTCGGCATAGCCTTCCAGAATGCCGCCAAGGCTCTCAAGGCTGGACTGGCGGTTGATCGCGTAACGCCCGCCGACCTGCAGCGAAAGCTTGTCGGTGAAGTGGTACGTCAGGTCCGCGTAGCCTGCGAACTCGCGATAGGTATCGGGATCGGCTGCGGTATAGAGCGGGTTGTAGAGGCCGTTGCCAAGGATATCGATGGCAGCGCCGGTGTTGTAATCGGCGGCATAGATCGTCTGGTAGGTGCTGTTGTCCTCATGCGTGAAGAAACCGCCGAGCTGCCAGTCAATCGGCCCCGAGCCGTTCGAGGACAGGCGGACCTCCTGCGTCCACTTCTTCGAATAGGCATTGTTGGCGATGGTCACGCCGGTGCCGCTGGTATCGTCCATGAAGTAAGACAGATAGCGCCCGAAAGTCTGGCTGACGTCCTGCGGCCCCACAAAGCTGATGCGGCTGTACGAGGTGATGGAGGTCAGCGTGGCAAAGCCCATGTCATAGGCAGCGCGCAGGCTGTAGAGGCGCACCTTCTTGTCGCCAAGGCCGGTGCCCGCCACGCGGCTGTGCTCATAGTTACCATAGACCGGTGTGCCGTAGACATCGACGTCCATGTCCGAGACGTTGTTCGTCTTGCGGTTCTGGAGCAGCGCGGTCGCCAGTAGCGAGAAATCGGACGTGGGCTTCCACAAGGCGGTGATCTTGCCGCCGTAGGCATGGCCGTTGTTCACGTCCTTGGCGCCCGAAGTGGCATCGTCCACCCAGCCGGCATCGCTGCGGTAGTAGCCACTGGCGCGCACGGCCAGCGTCGGGGTGATCGGCACGTTCACCGCACCGCGCGTCGCCCATCCGAGCCCGCCATGGTCAATCGCTTCACCATTGGCCGAAACCGTACCGCTGAACTTGGTGGGATCGGGCATGATCGATACGTACTTGATCAGACCGCCAAGGCTGCTGGCACCGTAGAGCGTGCCCTGCGGACCGCGCAGCACTTCCACTTGCGAGACGTCGGACGGGTCGATCTCGGCCGAGACCTGATCGCCCAGCCCTGCGCCGGTGCTGGAACCCAGCGGTACATCGTCGAGCACCATCGCCACGGTCGGGTTGTTGCCCGCCCCGGTTGTAATGCCGCGCACCACAAAGGTCGAACGACCATTGCCCGCCGAATAGACGCTGAGGCCCGGCAGCTTGGTGAAGTAGTCGCGCAGCTGCGCATCGTTCTCTCGGGTCAGGGTGTCGCCCGTGACCACCGAAACCGGGATCGGCACGTCGATCAGGCGCTCGTCGCGCTTCTGCGCCGTCACCACGATCTCGTCGCCGGACTTCGCTTCCGTCGAAGCGGCAGGGGCGGCATCGTCGGCGAAGGCGGGCGTTGCCGCAGCGGTCATACAGGTGGCGAGTAGCAAGGCGCGAAGCGAGCGAGCATTGTAGATCATGATATTCCCCGATTGACTGCGGCTTTGCAGCGGCCCCTACCGCCCACGCCTTTGATGGCGACAGCATAGTCGGGGCGGCGGGGATATTTATGCCTAGTGTGGCGCCGGAGGCGTCATTCGCAGCATAGTGTATGCCCAACTAGCGACTATGGATGAAAATATCACCTATCAGGACAAAAGAACGTAATTTTCAATCCAATGATTCCGGCATGTGCGCATCATTACGTGCACGCCCTCAAGGCTTGCCAAACTTCAGCGGGCCGCCACCCACTGATACGCCATGACCGTCTCTCCACGCGGCTGATAGCGAAGGGAAAACGTCTGCCCGTCTCGGCGCACATCCAGCGTCAGCCATGCCGTCTGATCGCCCTGGAGTTTGTCTTGCGGGAACGTGTTGACGATCTCGTCGCCATCGCGAAGCCCCGCTTTCTGCGCCTCTGAGCCAGCGATCAGGCCCTGCACGATACGCGGGCGGCCAATGAGCGAGGCAGGATCGAAGCCCAGATCGAAACGACGCAGCGGCACCTGAATGCGCCGGAACTGCGGCCCGAAGGCGTCGGACGGCGGCAGTTGAACGCCACCGGCCAGCATTGCATCCAGGCCTGCGACA from Novosphingobium sp. 9 encodes:
- a CDS encoding TonB-dependent receptor; translation: MIYNARSLRALLLATCMTAAATPAFADDAAPAASTEAKSGDEIVVTAQKRDERLIDVPIPVSVVTGDTLTRENDAQLRDYFTKLPGLSVYSAGNGRSTFVVRGITTGAGNNPTVAMVLDDVPLGSSTGAGLGDQVSAEIDPSDVSQVEVLRGPQGTLYGASSLGGLIKYVSIMPDPTKFSGTVSANGEAIDHGGLGWATRGAVNVPITPTLAVRASGYYRSDAGWVDDATSGAKDVNNGHAYGGKITALWKPTSDFSLLATALLQNRKTNNVSDMDVDVYGTPVYGNYEHSRVAGTGLGDKKVRLYSLRAAYDMGFATLTSITSYSRISFVGPQDVSQTFGRYLSYFMDDTSGTGVTIANNAYSKKWTQEVRLSSNGSGPIDWQLGGFFTHEDNSTYQTIYAADYNTGAAIDILGNGLYNPLYTAADPDTYREFAGYADLTYHFTDKLSLQVGGRYAINRQSSLESLGGILEGYADDTVDTSAAKSKDHAFTFLVSPSYHINDNLMVYARVASGYRPGGPNLVPVTSANRTFGPDRTTNYDLGLKGQIVDHLLSVDLSVFDIEWSKIQLSQTDDSGFSFTGNGGKARSRGVEASTTLTPWQGMSATGTFTYTDATLREDVDVATLYGLKGDRLPYSAKYAGSIDLEQHFVLPGNVNAYVGGTMAYVGNRYSDFTRSASAVRFEMPAFTTYSLRAGIENDGWTYSLYVRNLTDKLGFVSGSARDTITRTGTYAAGVIQPRTIGLSIGKDF